attctgaaactgttccaaaaattaaaatggaaggaaaacttccaaaatcattctatgaagccagcatttccTTGATCCCAAAGACCCcacttaaaaaggagaattacagaccaatatccctaatgaacatggatgccaacattctcaacaagataccagccaataggatcaacagtatattaaaaggattattcaccacgaccatttgggatttattcctgggctgtaagggtggttcaacatccacaaatcaatcagtgtgacacCATATTgataaaggataagaaccatatgatcctatcaatagatgcagaaaaaccatttaacAAAACATTCTTTCTTAAAACACACCACAATGTAGagataaagggaacatacctcagtatcataaaagccatatatgaaaaggcCATGACAAATATCagtctcaatgaggaaaaactgagagcttcttccctaagatcaggaacacgacagggatgctCACTTTTACCACTGTTGTTCTACATGGTACGAGAAGTCTTAGCCtcatcaatcagacaacaaaaagaaataatgggaatctgaataggcaaagaagaagtcaaactctcactctttgcagatgacatgatactctatgtggaaaacccaaagactccaccccaaaattgctagaactcatacaggaagtcagcaacatggcaggatataaaatcagtgcacagaaaccagttgcatttctatacactaacaatgacacagaagaaagagaaattaaggagttgattctATATACAACTATATCCAAAACCGTaggatatctaggaataaacctaatcaaagaggtaaagatctgtactctgaaaactatagaaactcatgaaagaaagtgaggaagacacaaagaaatggcaaaacattccatgttcatggattggagggaatgaatattgttaaaatgtctgtactgcctagagtAATTTACACATTCACTATAATCCCTatcacagaaacagacacatagatgaatggaacagagtaaagaacccaaaaatggaccctcaactctacttcaacaaagcaggatagaatatccaatggaaaaaagacagtctcttcaacaaatggtgtagagaaaattggatagccacatgcagaagaatgaaactggaccattttcttactccatacacaaaaatagactcaaaatggatgaaagacctcaatgtgagataggcatccatcaaaatcttaaggagaacacaggtcTCTTTGatcttggctgcagcaacttcttgctagacatgtctccaacacaagagaaacaaagacaaaaatgaactactaggatttcatcaagataaaaaacttttggggcgcctgggtggctcaaggttaagccgctgccttcggctcaggtcatgatcccaggtcctgggttcgagccccacatcgggctttctgctcagcagggagcctgcttcctcctctctctctctgcctgcctctctgcctacttgtgatttctctctgttaaataaataaataaaatctttaaaaaaaaaaaaaagataaaaaacttttgcacagcaaaggaaaccatggaaaaaaacaaaagacaactaagagaatgggagaagatatttgtaaatgtcttatcagataaagggctagtatccaaaatctataaagaacttatcaaactcagcacccaaagaataatccaatcaagaaatgggcagaatatatgaacagacatttctccaaagaggacatacaaatggctaacagaagcATGAcaaaatgcttaacatcactaggcatcagggaaatacaaatcaaaaccacagtgagatactacctcacactagtcagaatggataaaattaactaTTCAGGAAGTggcagatgttggcgaggatgcagagaaaggggaaccctcttatactgttggtgggaatgcaagtggtacagccactctggaaaacaatatggagattcctcaaaaagttgaaaatagaacaaccctacaacccggcaattgcactattaggtgtttaccccaaggatacaaatgtagtgatctgaaggggcatgtgcatcccaatgtttatagcagcaatgtccacaacagccaaactatggaaagagcccagatgtccattgacagatgagtggataaagaagacacacacacacacacacacacacacacacacacacacacacacacacaatatggaatactatgtagccatcaaaaatgaaatcttgcggggcgcctgggtggctcagtgggttaagccgctgccttcggctcaggtcatgatcccagagtcctgggattgagtcccgcatcgggctcgctgctcagcgggaagcctgcttcccttcctctctctctgcctgcctctctgcctacttgtgatctctctctgtcaaataaataaataaaatctttaaaaaaaaatgaaatcttgccatttgcaatgacattgatggaactagagggtattatgctaagtgaaataagtcagagaaagccaattatcatatgatttcactcacatgtggaatttaagaaacaaaacagaggatgatagggaagggaggaaaaataaaacaggacaaaatcagagagggagacaaaccttaagagaccctttttcataggaaacaaacagagttgctggaggaggttgggtgggaggatgggataaCCATGTGATggacatgatgtaatgagcacagggtattagacgcaactaatgaatccctgacctctacctctgaaactaataaaacattatatgttaattgaatttaaattttaaaaaccacaaattaaaagaaacaggTGTTTTCTCCAAAGTTCCCCTTAAATATGATTTACCTAATAGACATCTGCGCAAACACAAATAACTTTATTCACATGTTAGAACAGTGTTTGAGTAGACAGTGTTTCAAGGACACTTAATACAATCAATTTCTTGAACtcagatttgaatttttaaaacactatatTCAAGCTCTGGGTATTTTACTTACAGAACTTTGCATGTAGCCCACTTCTTTCTGCACAAAGGTAAAATACTATTTGTATGTGCTTAATTCCCCATATTTTGCTGTTTCAACATGATCTTGTACCCCCAGTCATTTCACTGGTAGTCTAAGCTtacatttctttcactttcagccTTTTTtgagctcattttctttctttatgttctCGAGTATAGCTTCGAGGTGTTGGGTATTCCTTCCCAAGGTCCACAACAATTACCTCCCTAGAAAATGTCACTCCTTTTAAAGGTCTTTTGGGGTTTTCAACACCTGAGGGAGTTGTACTGAGAGGTATGGGTGGTTTTTGCAAATCTTCATCCTGCAAGAGAATGGAACAAACAGTGCAAAAGATCAATTTATGAAGGCAAGAAgtcctgctttaaaaaatgttatatttttaacttagtttatattttaaattaaatacagaagCATTGTTagtgaggagggtatgtgctatggtgagttctgtgaataaaaattttaaaaaattataaaagaagcattaaaaaaagaaacattgctAGTTGAGAAACAGAAGTATTTCTAAATGATACAGGAAAGCAGTGATAATCCATCATGATCTAATTTTCATATCTCTGTGGTTAGAAGAGAGTCCCCCAAGCCATCGTCATGCCTTTGGGCATGGGTCTTGTGTTGAGGGAAGATGCGAACTGTTCCTATCAGAGAGTTCCGACAGGGAGCTCAAGAAAGCCTGTTTGTGTACTGTTGAACAGCCTGGAACCAGAACAGGGGCATGGGCTCTGGTCCTGAGCTTGGCCATGGTGGAGgaatgaccttgaacaagtcatctcattttctcatttttttttttttaagattttatttttctgacacacagagagaaaaatcacaagcaggcagaaaggcaggcagagagagagagaggaggaaacaggctccccgctcagcagagagcccgacgtggggctcgatcccaggaccctgagatcatgacccgagccgaaggcagaggctttaacccactgagccacccaggcgccccacattttctcatttgtaacatGAGAGGGCTGGATCTCTAGATGATCTCCAAGGATTCCGCCAGCTCTAAGATCCTAGGATtctgagaaaagcaaaatgaaggggAATTATTAAGAACACCACAAATGTAAGTGTGAAAAATGAGCAAGTGTCTGGATCTGGTGTACATGACTGGTTTAATAACATGGATTGATGAACTAAGAAGAATGGTTTAGATAACTACAGACATTGTGCTCCTTCCAGGTACAGACTTAAGTTTCAGGCAAGACCATCTCACTGTACCTAGCCAAATAATTTACCACCTTTTCAATCAAACAAATTCTGACCTTGTCCTTGGGGGGAGATAAGGCCATCACCTCTTCACCATTTCCTTCAGCATTCTTaggctcttctttctcttttgttttgtcctcttctttctctactATGTTCTCTTTGTTTTCTAAGGGTGTGACCACCTCTTCTTTACTCCGTCTCTGGACAAGAATGCCAGGCCTCGTCGGTCCGTTCAAGTCCATGATTTGTGTTAGGACAGGCCTGGGTAATCagcaggacttttaaaatttatgcatGTTATTCACCATTATCATACCCCAAAATGGCTTTCTATCACATTCTATGGTACAGACTTACTTTTCTTGGTCTCCTGAATTGTCTGTCTCTGCAGTAGCTGCATTAGTAGCTAAACAATCTTCACCTCCATTAACATTTGTACAAGgacttttttctgtatcttcatcgCTCTTGGTTTGGAAACTGAAAACGAATAagcaaaaaattcagaaatagaagAATGGTCTTGATTTACTTGGCatggaatttcatttttaaacaggaaattagaatttctaaaattctgaaatggaaaaagtaaatagCTATAgcattatttgttctatttcaagttgatttatattatttctagATATATTTGCTAATGTGACTTGAAATCTGATCCCAATTTATCAGCATGGatttataccatttatataaaaaaaccACCAATAAAAGGAGGATGCAAATGAAGCAAATTAGAAGGAGGATGAAGAAAGTGATTGCTGTGGTTTCAAAGCTCATAGGGTTAGCTAGAAGACTCGTCCACTCTCACAATCACAGATGGCACATATAttcttttccagctttgtttGAATGTAGTTCTCTTGTTCTTTAAGTTTTCtagaaacagaagaataaaaggCTATTTTCACTGTTGTCTTTTATCAGCTTCATAAAAGATGCTGTGTTTGTTTCGATGAAGTTGACTCACACTGGCTAATTTCTCTCCATAAATGTGGTGGGGGCTGAGGTGGTTAGAGGGGAGACTGAGCTGGGACACGAGTGATCACTCAGCtcacctcccctcaccccaaaaaCTATCAGAATCCAGAGGAGAGGAATTGGAGCAGCTGGACCCAAACCCAGTTCCCCATTCTTCTCTCTTCAGTGACATCATAGAATCATGGAATGGTTTGGTTAGAAGGACCATAGTGTCAGCACAACCCTGCCCGTCAGCTGGAGTAGGAGAACTAAGAAACTCTCCTCTGGGCTGCTGTCTCACTGTCCTCTCCTCTCAGAGGGCTGGGGTGGAGGCCATGTGGCACCATCCTGGCACTATTTGGACAAGGATTTTCTTCCTGTTCTCCAAACAccagctttcctttctttcttttttttttttttttaaagattttatttatttatttgacagagagagatcacaagtagacggagaggcaggcagagagagagagagggaagcaggcttcttgctgagcagcgagcccgatgcgggactcgatcccaggaccctgagatcatgacctgagccgaaggcagcagcccaacccactgagccacccaggcgcccccagctttCCTTTCTTAACCCGAGCATTTCTTTACTGCTTCTTTCACAGACAATGAACAATGAGTCCCACCTCCTTCTTATAAAATCCCTCTCTATAATAATCAACTTACCTGCTAACGGATGCTCTCCAAATTAAATAGCCCATATCCTTCTAATACCACATCACTGGACCCACTACCCGGACAAATAAGCAAACTGGCAGTTCTAGAAGCCATGGCTGAAGAAGCAGGAACAGAGCAAGATGATCAAGGTCAAAACgaccccacccccaacctaaTTTCAGGTGAGTGAGTGATGCTTATgacaagaagagggagggaagagctaGGATTTTCTGAGAAGCAAAGAAAGGTACAAAAGAATATGACAGCTGCTTTCAATCACAtctaaaaaactggaaaaagagtTCCAGGTGTCTCTGGGCTGTAGTAACACTGGCTCTCCTTCAAAAGGGCAAGGACTGTGGCTTTTTTAATCTTTGGATACTCCACCAACTCAGGACCTGCAAATCCCATAAATGTTGAAAGGATGGTGTGTGTAGCaggtgtggtgtgtatgtgtgtggcatGTGTGATAGCACACCTGGAGCTTGCTGGAGGGCTCAGGCCATGCCTGATTCTTTAGAACATGTGAACATCTGAGCCACTCCTAGCAGAGTGAGATTCCACAGATGCCTCCTTCAGCAAGGCGCCCAGATGAAGACTCAGAGTCCCTCTCACTCTACTTACTCGACACTGCTGGCAGACTGAGATTTTAAGAGTCCAAATCTTCCCAGCATCTCATGTACACATAAAGGATTTTTCTGGGAGATGTGAATGTTTTAGATCTACTGTTGGTTACACAGGTCTAGACATATGTAAAAGCCCATTAAACTGTATCCTTAAGATGAGTGTCCCTTGTGTCATCTACTGTGTGGATATTAtactgaaaagaaagggaaaaggagccTCATCCCCACCCTGAATTGAAATATCTGCCAGGAGTAGTGCTGGACTGCAGGGCACCGCTGCTATCTAGTCCTAGCTCCAAGGCTATTTATCAGATATAGTTTGAGACCAGAGAGATTTAGCAACAAGGAAGGACTGATAAGACTATCATAAGGGCTTTCCTTTACTGAATGTGACTTGGGAATCAAtaccttaaaattttcattccttaattcttcaaagaatttcttaaattcttttttttttaaagattttatttatttatttgacagagagaaatcacaagcaggcagagaggcaggcagagagagaagaggaagcaggctccctgctgagcagaaagcccgacgcggggctcgaacccaggacccgggatcatgacctgagctgaaggcagcggcttaacccactgagccacccaggcgcccctgaatttcttaaattcttaaagaaaatttcttaaatatcttaaattcttaaatcAAATATCTTAAGtcaatatcttaaatatatatatatatatatatatatatatatatatatatatatataaaatgtgtgtgtgtgtgtgtgtgtgtatttatttatttctgaaaagtgGAAGGCTATCCAACTTTGGTCCTTAAATCACATTTTAAGTGCCCTGGACTGTAAGTCTGTGATGCCATGATATTCAAAGATgggttccaggggcgcctgggtggctcagtgggttaagccgctgccttcggctcaggtcgtgatctcagggtcctgggatcgagtcccacatcgggctctctgctcagcggggagcctgcttccctctctctctctctctgcctgcctctccgtctacttgtgatctctctctgtcaaataaataaataaaatctttaaaaaaaaaaaaaaaaaaaaaagatgggttcCAGAGCCTAACAAAGTACACTTGGCATGCAGGTGTGTGTTCTAAAATTATACATGGTGGGAAATTACAACCAAttctatagaaattaaaaatatcctgAGTACTACGAACAGTAGTATGCTGACAAATTGAGTAAttcagatgaaatgaaaaaatttctagaaacacaaaacctATCAAGACAGAATTATGAAGATATAGGAAATCTGACTAGAATTATAAGGAGGAGATTAAATCAATAATGAAAACCTCTaaacaaaaaaaagttctggaccagatggtttcactgagGAATTCTATTGAACGTTTACAGAAGAACTAACCAATCTTCTTCAAACTCTTCCAAACaactgaagaaaagggaacatttcataactcattttataaggccagcattaccctgataccaaagccaaagacactacatgaaaaagaaacctaaaagaCTGATCTCCCTTATGAATACTgaggcaaaaatcctcaacaaagtactagcaaactgaatttagcAGCATATTAAGAGGATTATATACCATAacaaagtggaatttattccacaaatgcaaggatggctcaacatacaaaaatcagtgtaatatgccacattaacagaatgaagagaaaaatacatgatCGTCTCAACTGATTTAGGAAAGGCATTTGACATAATATCCTTTTCATGATGAAAAACACCaaataaactaggaatagaaggaaactaccccaacataacaaaggccatatatAGAAACCCCACAGCTTACATCATACTCAGTCGTGAGAAAGTATTTgcaatcacatatctgataatggattaatatccagaataaataaagaactcctacaattcaacaacaacaaaaaacaacccaattaaaaaatgggcaatgcacagacatttctccaaagaagatatgtaaatggataataagcacataaaaagatgctcatcatcactaaccattagggagcaaatcaaaactacaatgaggtaaccacttcatacccattaataaagccattattttattatttatttatttatatattttttagagttgAAAGGTTTCACATTCATTACTGAACCAATATACTGGTACAAAGGCATagtaacagaaaaatcatttccctGATAAAACATGTCTATTGGTCCCGTAGGAAGGATGTTTACAGAGTGACAGGATAGAACATATGATCTGCACGCAGCTTAATATGTGGTGCCAACTAGGTGTGTCATCTCATGATGTGGGACACGTTCTAGACTTAGCCGGGTTCTCCTCCAGTATGTCCTCTTGGAGCTGTACCTGATTTTATCACCAGTTTTCACCCAAGTCCACTGGGGAATGGGATGATTCTGCTTGTTTCTTGGCTAGGAATCACTTGATTCTGAAAGTCTTGTGGGAAGACATGTTGAGAAACAGTCAGTCACACAGAGCAGGATGTAGCAAAAAAGCATGCCATTATAacggggaagaaaaaagaaaacagtgttagaatgtggagaaattgcaATCCTTGTGTATCGGTGAGAATGTAAAACagtgcagccagtctggaaaagagtatggcggttcctcagaaaactgaaaacagagcttccctatgacccagtaattgtattactgggtatttaccccaaagatgcaaatgtggtgatctgaaggggcaccagcaacccaatgtttatagcagcaaaaaaCTATGGATAGAGctcagatgcccatcaacagatgaatggataaagatgatgtggtatacacacatgcacacatgatggaatattacatagtcaacaaaaatgaaatcttggcatttgcaatgatgtggatggaactagagggtgttatgctaagtgaaat
The window above is part of the Lutra lutra chromosome 9, mLutLut1.2, whole genome shotgun sequence genome. Proteins encoded here:
- the C9H2orf74 gene encoding uncharacterized protein C2orf74 homolog gives rise to the protein MSFETTAITFFILLLICFICILLLLVVFLYKCFQTKSDEDTEKSPCTNVNGGEDCLATNAATAETDNSGDQEKPVLTQIMDLNGPTRPGILVQRRSKEEVVTPLENKENIVEKEEDKTKEKEEPKNAEGNGEEVMALSPPKDKDEDLQKPPIPLSTTPSGVENPKRPLKGVTFSREVIVVDLGKEYPTPRSYTREHKERK